One part of the Paraburkholderia flagellata genome encodes these proteins:
- a CDS encoding efflux transporter outer membrane subunit, whose translation MMEHARVRLLTLAMLGALGACTVGPDYVRPAMPVAATFKELEGTGWTIAQPADHASRGAWWTIYEDPTLDALEAQVESANQNVQAAQAHFRAARANVAQQRSSFFPLVTASGDYSRYRTSQNVLFTSKAGQTINDYAVGIDATWEPDIWGRVARNVEAARANAQASAADMQAVLLSMQAELATDYFELRGIDRERQLLDDTIKAYRESLELTQHRYAGGIATDADVGQAQTQLQTTEAQAIDLGVQRAQLEHAIAILIGQSPSTFTLAAAPKEAYTVRAIASPPGVPSTLLERRPDIAAAERRMAAANAQVGVATAAFFPSLILAVTGGLEATNFSQWLVAPARFWSLGPTLAGTLIDFGGREAVRNEARAQYDENVAQYRQTVLDAFGDVEDNLAALRVLEQEAAAQDRAVDAAQRTLVTINNRYLSGAITYLDVVVAQTTALTNERQAVAISRRRMAASVALVKALGGGWSAADLPSDAALAHPDDAQKAQPASGPQGASASEPSAARSAQPGTSRAPG comes from the coding sequence ATGATGGAGCACGCACGCGTTCGACTTCTCACGTTGGCCATGCTTGGGGCGCTCGGCGCCTGCACGGTCGGCCCCGACTACGTGCGCCCGGCCATGCCCGTGGCCGCGACGTTCAAGGAACTCGAAGGCACGGGCTGGACGATTGCGCAGCCCGCGGACCACGCGTCGCGCGGCGCGTGGTGGACGATCTACGAGGACCCCACGCTCGACGCACTCGAAGCCCAGGTCGAGAGCGCGAACCAGAACGTGCAGGCCGCACAGGCGCACTTTCGCGCGGCGCGCGCGAACGTCGCGCAGCAGCGTTCGAGCTTTTTTCCGCTCGTGACGGCGAGCGGCGACTATTCACGCTACCGCACCTCGCAGAACGTCCTGTTCACGTCGAAGGCCGGTCAAACGATCAACGATTACGCCGTCGGCATCGACGCGACATGGGAACCCGATATCTGGGGCCGCGTCGCGCGCAACGTCGAGGCCGCCCGCGCGAATGCGCAGGCGAGCGCCGCCGACATGCAGGCCGTGCTGCTCTCCATGCAGGCCGAACTCGCGACCGACTACTTCGAGCTGCGCGGCATCGACCGCGAACGGCAGTTGCTCGACGACACGATCAAGGCCTATCGCGAATCGCTCGAACTGACGCAGCATCGCTACGCGGGCGGCATCGCCACCGACGCGGATGTGGGCCAGGCGCAAACGCAGTTGCAGACCACCGAGGCGCAAGCGATCGATCTCGGCGTGCAGCGCGCGCAGCTCGAACATGCCATTGCGATTCTCATCGGGCAGTCGCCTTCCACGTTCACGCTCGCAGCCGCGCCTAAGGAGGCCTACACGGTGCGCGCGATCGCGAGCCCGCCAGGCGTGCCCTCCACGCTGCTCGAACGACGCCCCGACATCGCCGCTGCCGAGCGCCGCATGGCCGCCGCGAATGCGCAAGTGGGCGTGGCGACGGCGGCGTTCTTCCCGAGCCTCATACTTGCCGTCACGGGCGGCCTGGAGGCGACCAACTTCAGCCAGTGGCTCGTCGCGCCCGCGCGCTTCTGGTCGCTCGGACCGACGCTCGCGGGCACGCTGATCGACTTCGGCGGGCGCGAGGCGGTGCGCAACGAAGCGCGCGCCCAGTACGACGAGAACGTGGCGCAGTACCGCCAAACGGTGCTCGACGCCTTCGGCGACGTCGAAGACAACCTCGCGGCGCTGCGCGTGCTGGAGCAGGAGGCGGCGGCCCAGGACCGCGCGGTGGACGCCGCGCAGCGCACGCTCGTCACGATCAACAATCGCTATCTCAGCGGCGCGATTACGTACCTCGACGTGGTCGTCGCGCAAACCACGGCGCTCACCAACGAACGCCAGGCCGTGGCGATCTCGCGCCGGCGCATGGCAGCGAGCGTCGCGCTCGTGAAGGCGCTGGGCGGCGGCTGGAGCGCGGCGGATTTGCCGAGCGATGCGGCACTCGCCCACCCGGACGACGCGCAAAAAGCGCAGCCCGCCAGCGGGCCACAAGGCGCTTCGGCGAGCGAGCCGAGCGCGGCTCGCAGCGCGCAGCCGGGTACGTCGCGGGCACCGGGCTAA
- a CDS encoding MFS transporter, giving the protein MTASPGAPRNSAPSAVPYIERGTPEFWRASLALLFAGYATFSLLYCVQPLLPAFSETFGVSPAQSSLSLSFTTAALAIAIFVAGFVSEGWSRRGMMTASLCASSLLTLATAFVPHWHQLLVLRTLQGIALGGVPAVAMAWLAEEMHPDGLGLSMGLYVGGTAIGGMAGRVITGIVTDLFGWRAAVAVIGVLGLASMFAFRSLLPPSRHFVPKSGLGFAHHRAALLRHFARPGLPMLFAMGFVLMGSFVTLYNYIGYRLIAPPYHMSQAAIGAIFLVYLTGVVASPWSGRMADTFGRGRVLIASLALMLTGVVLTLFAPLTAIAAGIACLTIGFFAGHAVASGWVGRLAREAKGQAAALYLLAYYLGSSVMGSIGGHFWTAAGWGGVAGLVIVLLVAGLALALKLRARERAGAA; this is encoded by the coding sequence GTGACTGCATCACCGGGCGCCCCGCGCAATTCCGCGCCCTCCGCCGTTCCGTACATCGAACGCGGCACCCCCGAATTCTGGCGTGCGAGCCTCGCGCTGCTGTTCGCCGGCTACGCCACCTTTTCGCTTCTCTACTGCGTGCAGCCGCTCCTGCCCGCGTTCTCCGAAACCTTCGGCGTGAGCCCCGCGCAGAGCAGCCTTTCGCTCTCGTTCACCACGGCGGCGCTCGCCATCGCGATCTTCGTCGCCGGCTTCGTCTCTGAAGGCTGGAGCCGGCGCGGCATGATGACCGCGTCACTGTGCGCCTCGTCGCTGCTCACGCTCGCCACCGCCTTCGTGCCGCACTGGCATCAGTTGCTCGTGCTGCGCACGCTCCAGGGCATCGCGCTGGGCGGCGTGCCCGCCGTGGCCATGGCCTGGCTCGCCGAGGAAATGCACCCGGACGGCCTCGGCCTTTCGATGGGCCTTTACGTGGGCGGCACGGCCATCGGCGGCATGGCCGGGCGCGTGATCACGGGCATCGTCACCGACCTGTTCGGCTGGCGCGCGGCAGTCGCCGTGATCGGCGTGCTCGGGCTTGCCTCCATGTTCGCGTTCCGCTCACTCCTGCCGCCCTCGCGCCACTTCGTGCCGAAAAGCGGCCTGGGTTTCGCGCATCACCGCGCGGCGCTATTGCGCCATTTCGCGCGGCCGGGACTGCCCATGCTGTTCGCCATGGGCTTCGTGCTGATGGGCAGCTTCGTCACGCTCTACAACTACATCGGCTACCGGCTGATCGCGCCGCCTTATCACATGAGCCAAGCGGCGATCGGCGCGATTTTCCTCGTCTACCTGACCGGCGTGGTCGCTTCGCCGTGGTCGGGCCGCATGGCCGACACCTTCGGGCGCGGTCGCGTGCTGATCGCCAGTCTCGCGCTGATGCTCACGGGCGTCGTGCTCACGCTGTTCGCGCCGCTCACTGCCATTGCGGCGGGCATCGCCTGCTTGACGATTGGTTTCTTCGCTGGGCATGCGGTGGCGAGCGGCTGGGTCGGACGGCTCGCGCGCGAAGCGAAGGGCCAGGCCGCTGCGCTTTACCTGCTGGCCTACTACCTCGGCTCGAGCGTGATGGGTTCAATCGGCGGGCACTTCTGGACTGCGGCAGGCTGGGGCGGCGTGGCCGGCCTCGTGATCGTGCTGCTGGTCGCGGGGCTCGCGCTGGCGCTCAAGCTGCGAGCGCGCGAGCGCGCTGGAGCCGCCTGA
- a CDS encoding efflux RND transporter periplasmic adaptor subunit — translation MTNHSQTPPPQEPHRPHQSRRWPLVLAALVVIGLAAQGIWSRHSAHAALERDAKTASTLSVQVVTPQRSTRALDLVLPGNVQAFLDTPIYARTNGYLRKWYFDIGAHVKAGQLLAEIDAPEVDDQLRAARADLANAEANYALAKTTADRWTQMLQTRSVAKQDTDEKVGDMLAKKATLDSARFNVSRLSQLQSYERVTAPFDGIVTARNVDVGALIDAGNGGTSQKELFHLAQADRLRVYANVPQAYAQQIRVQQHAYLTLNEEQGKHFPGIVARTAGAVDAQQRTMLVEVDVDNRSGELLPGAYAQVHFALDGSATPMTLPGNAFLFRPDGVKVATVDAQNRVKLVKVTLGTDFGTRVAVAAGLTGDERVIVNPQDAIVDGTPVRIVQPHGEHEAGAAHGASGASNSAQTQGE, via the coding sequence ATGACGAATCATTCGCAAACGCCCCCGCCGCAAGAGCCGCATCGCCCACATCAATCGCGGCGCTGGCCCCTCGTGCTCGCCGCGCTCGTCGTGATCGGGCTCGCCGCGCAGGGCATCTGGTCGCGCCACAGCGCGCATGCGGCGCTCGAACGCGATGCGAAAACCGCGAGCACGCTTTCCGTGCAGGTGGTCACGCCGCAGCGCTCAACACGCGCGCTCGACCTCGTGTTGCCCGGCAACGTACAGGCGTTTCTCGACACGCCGATCTACGCGCGAACGAACGGTTATCTGCGCAAGTGGTACTTCGACATCGGCGCGCACGTGAAGGCGGGCCAGTTGCTCGCCGAAATCGACGCGCCCGAAGTGGATGACCAGTTGCGTGCCGCGCGCGCCGATCTCGCCAATGCCGAAGCCAATTACGCGCTCGCGAAAACCACCGCCGACCGCTGGACGCAGATGCTGCAAACGCGCTCGGTGGCCAAACAGGACACCGACGAAAAAGTCGGCGACATGCTCGCGAAGAAGGCCACGCTCGATTCCGCGCGCTTCAACGTCTCGCGGCTCTCGCAACTGCAGTCGTACGAACGCGTGACGGCGCCCTTCGACGGCATCGTCACCGCACGCAACGTGGACGTGGGCGCGCTCATCGACGCGGGCAACGGCGGCACCTCGCAGAAGGAACTGTTCCATCTCGCGCAGGCCGACCGGCTGCGCGTGTATGCGAACGTGCCGCAGGCTTACGCGCAGCAGATCCGCGTGCAGCAGCATGCGTACCTCACGCTCAACGAGGAGCAGGGCAAGCACTTTCCAGGCATCGTCGCGCGCACGGCGGGCGCGGTCGATGCGCAGCAACGCACGATGCTCGTGGAAGTCGACGTGGACAACCGCAGCGGCGAGTTGCTGCCCGGCGCTTATGCGCAGGTCCACTTCGCGCTCGACGGCTCGGCCACGCCGATGACGCTGCCCGGCAACGCCTTCCTGTTCCGCCCGGACGGCGTGAAGGTGGCGACCGTCGATGCGCAAAACCGCGTGAAGCTCGTCAAGGTCACGCTCGGCACCGACTTCGGCACGCGCGTCGCGGTGGCGGCGGGGCTTACGGGCGATGAGCGCGTGATCGTCAATCCGCAGGACGCGATCGTCGACGGTACGCCGGTGCGCATCGTGCAGCCGCACGGCGAGCATGAGGCAGGTGCGGCACATGGCGCGAGCGGTGCGAGCAATTCCGCGCAAACGCAGGGCGAATGA
- a CDS encoding efflux RND transporter permease subunit, producing MWIVRLALKRPYTFVVLALLLLIVGPLTILRTPTDIFPNIDIPVLSVIWTYTGLPADEMEKRIVLNYERGLSVAVNDIEHTESTSLNGIAVVKIFFQPHANIQEALAEVTALSQAQLRSLPPGIQPPFILRYNASTVPILRLSLSSPQLTEQELFDYGNNFLKTQLATVPGASAPLPYGGKQRQIMVDINQRALQQHNLSPMDVVNAISAQNLILPSGTAKIGATEYSVTMNASPDSLAGLNDIPVKTTESGTIYIRDVAHVRDGYVPQTNIVRVDGQRASLLTINKSGNTSTLEIVDRIKEMMPTLRNLVPPSLNIDPVADQSLFVRASVQGVLREALIAAALTALMILLFLGNWRATLIIAISIPLSMITSVIVLAALGETINIMTLGGLALAVGILVDDATVAIENISQQLEQGKTLEQSILDGAQQIAIPTLVSTLSICIVFVPMFLLTGVAHYLFIPLAEAVVFAMLASYFFSRTLVPTLAKYLMRHHHKAADLHHVHGATRNPFMRVHLAFERGFEGLRERYRVFLAARVKHPVWFVVAFLACCGASLLLMPFLGRDFFPQVDAGTIALHVRAKTGMRVEETAVLVDRIDKRVRTLIPPDELHSIIDNIGLPVSGINLSYSNTGTIGTSDADVLISLNEDHHATAGYVRLLRRTLNDEFPGVQFAFLPADIVSQTLNFGMPSPIDVQIVGRDVAGNRAFAAKLLSRLRGVPGFVDARIQQPSDLPRIFIDVDRTRAQQAGFTQKDVASDLLITLSGSQQTTPTFWLNPINGVSYNVVTEAPQYTIDSLQSLANIPLTANGRSNILGSLASMQRVSGDAVVTHYNAQTTIDIYGTADGRDLGAVSDDIAKIIDQTRSELPKTSSIQLRGQVQTMNDSFSGLFGGLIFAIVLVYLLIVVNFQSWLDPFIIITALPGALAGIVWMLFLTHTTLSIPALTGAIMCIGIATANSILVISFAREQLRLHGDAARAAIEAGYTRFRPVLMTALAMVIGMVPMAIGLGEGGEQNAPLGRAVIGGLAVGTLATLIFVPVVFSLIYRKLGERRQRASENVVPKS from the coding sequence ATGTGGATCGTTCGACTCGCGCTCAAGCGCCCGTACACGTTCGTCGTGCTCGCGTTGCTGCTCTTGATCGTCGGACCGCTGACGATTCTGCGCACGCCCACGGACATCTTTCCGAACATCGACATCCCGGTGCTCTCGGTGATCTGGACCTACACGGGCCTGCCCGCCGACGAAATGGAAAAGCGCATCGTGCTCAACTACGAGCGCGGCCTTTCCGTGGCGGTGAACGATATCGAGCACACCGAATCGACGTCGCTCAACGGCATCGCGGTCGTGAAGATCTTCTTCCAGCCGCATGCCAATATCCAGGAAGCGCTCGCCGAAGTCACCGCGCTGTCGCAGGCGCAGCTGCGCTCGCTGCCGCCGGGCATCCAGCCGCCGTTCATCCTGCGCTACAACGCCTCGACGGTGCCGATCCTGCGCCTGTCGCTCTCCTCGCCGCAGCTCACCGAGCAGGAGTTGTTCGACTACGGCAACAACTTCCTGAAAACGCAGCTCGCCACCGTGCCGGGCGCCTCCGCCCCGCTGCCCTATGGCGGCAAGCAGCGGCAGATCATGGTCGACATCAACCAGCGCGCGCTGCAGCAGCACAATCTCTCGCCCATGGACGTGGTGAACGCCATCAGCGCGCAGAACCTGATCCTGCCCTCGGGCACGGCGAAAATAGGCGCCACCGAATATTCGGTGACGATGAACGCAAGCCCCGACAGCTTAGCGGGCTTGAACGACATTCCCGTGAAAACCACGGAAAGCGGCACGATCTACATCCGCGACGTGGCGCACGTGCGCGATGGCTACGTGCCGCAAACCAACATCGTGCGCGTGGACGGTCAGCGCGCCTCGCTCCTCACCATCAACAAGAGCGGCAACACGTCCACGCTCGAAATCGTCGATCGCATCAAGGAGATGATGCCGACGCTGCGCAATCTCGTGCCGCCATCGCTCAATATCGATCCGGTCGCGGACCAGTCTCTCTTCGTGCGCGCCTCGGTGCAGGGCGTGCTGCGCGAAGCGCTCATCGCCGCGGCGCTCACGGCGCTCATGATTCTGCTGTTTCTCGGCAACTGGCGCGCCACGCTCATCATCGCGATCTCGATTCCGCTTTCGATGATCACCTCGGTCATCGTGCTCGCGGCGCTCGGCGAGACGATCAACATCATGACGCTCGGCGGGCTCGCGCTCGCGGTGGGTATTCTCGTTGACGACGCAACGGTCGCCATTGAGAACATCAGCCAGCAACTGGAGCAAGGCAAGACGCTGGAACAGTCGATTCTCGACGGCGCGCAGCAGATCGCGATTCCCACGCTCGTCTCCACGCTCTCCATCTGCATCGTGTTCGTGCCGATGTTCCTGCTCACGGGCGTGGCGCACTACCTCTTCATCCCGCTCGCGGAAGCCGTGGTGTTCGCGATGCTGGCCTCGTACTTCTTCTCGCGTACGCTCGTGCCCACGCTCGCGAAGTACCTGATGCGCCATCATCACAAGGCCGCCGACCTGCATCACGTGCATGGCGCGACGCGCAATCCGTTCATGCGCGTGCATCTCGCGTTCGAGCGCGGCTTCGAGGGGCTGCGCGAGCGCTATCGCGTGTTTCTCGCGGCGCGCGTGAAGCATCCCGTGTGGTTCGTCGTGGCGTTTCTCGCCTGCTGTGGCGCGTCGCTGCTGCTCATGCCGTTCCTCGGGCGCGACTTCTTTCCGCAAGTCGATGCAGGCACCATCGCGCTGCACGTGCGCGCGAAAACCGGCATGCGTGTGGAGGAAACCGCCGTGCTCGTCGATCGTATCGACAAGCGCGTGCGCACGCTGATTCCGCCGGACGAGCTGCATTCGATCATCGACAACATCGGCCTGCCGGTTTCGGGCATCAACCTCTCGTACAGCAACACGGGCACCATCGGCACCTCGGACGCCGACGTGCTGATCTCGCTGAACGAGGATCACCACGCCACCGCCGGTTACGTGCGCCTGCTGCGCCGCACGCTCAACGACGAGTTCCCGGGCGTGCAGTTCGCCTTCCTGCCCGCCGACATCGTGAGCCAGACGCTGAACTTCGGCATGCCGTCGCCCATCGACGTGCAGATCGTGGGCCGCGACGTGGCCGGCAACCGCGCGTTCGCGGCGAAGCTGCTGTCGCGCTTGCGCGGCGTGCCCGGCTTCGTCGACGCGCGCATCCAGCAACCCTCCGACCTGCCGCGCATCTTCATCGACGTCGACCGCACGCGCGCGCAGCAGGCGGGCTTCACGCAGAAGGATGTGGCAAGCGATCTGCTCATCACGCTCTCGGGCAGCCAGCAGACTACACCCACGTTCTGGCTCAATCCGATCAACGGCGTGAGCTACAACGTCGTGACCGAAGCCCCGCAATACACGATCGATTCGCTGCAGTCGCTCGCCAACATTCCGCTCACCGCGAACGGCCGCAGCAATATCCTCGGCTCGCTCGCGAGCATGCAGCGCGTATCGGGCGACGCGGTCGTCACGCACTACAACGCGCAGACCACCATCGACATCTACGGCACCGCCGACGGGCGCGACCTGGGCGCCGTTTCCGACGACATCGCGAAGATCATCGACCAGACGCGCAGCGAACTGCCGAAGACATCGAGCATCCAGCTACGCGGCCAGGTGCAGACGATGAACGATTCGTTCTCCGGACTGTTCGGTGGTCTCATCTTCGCGATCGTGCTCGTATATCTGCTGATCGTCGTGAACTTCCAGTCGTGGCTCGATCCGTTCATCATCATCACCGCGTTGCCGGGCGCGCTCGCAGGCATCGTCTGGATGCTGTTCCTCACGCACACCACGCTTTCCATTCCCGCGCTCACGGGCGCGATCATGTGTATCGGCATTGCCACGGCGAACTCCATTCTCGTCATCAGCTTCGCGCGCGAGCAGTTGCGACTGCACGGCGACGCGGCGCGCGCCGCGATCGAAGCGGGCTACACGCGTTTTCGCCCGGTGCTCATGACAGCGCTCGCCATGGTGATCGGCATGGTGCCGATGGCCATCGGCCTTGGCGAAGGCGGCGAGCAGAACGCGCCGCTCGGGCGCGCCGTGATCGGCGGCCTCGCGGTGGGCACGCTCGCCACGCTGATCTTCGTACCCGTGGTGTTCTCGCTCATCTACCGCAAGCTCGGCGAGCGCCGCCAGCGCGCCAGTGAAAACGTGGTGCCCAAATCATGA